A DNA window from Corynebacterium ciconiae DSM 44920 contains the following coding sequences:
- the bcp gene encoding thioredoxin-dependent thiol peroxidase, with product MTEPASVRLSDGDTAPDFTLLNDANDTVSLTDFRGQRVLVYFYPRANTPGCTTEACDFRDNLARLNDLGVAVVGISPDAPEKLAAFREDHGLSFTLLSDPDKKVMTAWGAFGEKKNYGKVVQGVIRSTFLVDEQGRIANALYNVRAKGHVDRILRDVL from the coding sequence ATGACTGAACCAGCTTCTGTCCGCCTCAGCGACGGCGACACCGCCCCCGATTTCACATTGCTTAACGACGCCAACGACACCGTCAGCCTCACCGACTTCCGCGGGCAGCGCGTGCTGGTGTACTTCTACCCGCGCGCCAACACCCCCGGCTGCACCACCGAGGCCTGCGATTTCCGCGATAACCTTGCTCGGCTCAATGACCTCGGCGTGGCCGTGGTGGGTATCTCTCCCGACGCCCCCGAGAAGCTAGCGGCGTTCCGCGAAGATCACGGCCTCAGCTTCACCTTGCTTTCTGACCCAGATAAAAAGGTGATGACTGCCTGGGGTGCCTTCGGGGAGAAGAAGAACTACGGCAAGGTGGTCCAGGGCGTGATTCGCTCAACCTTCCTCGTGGATGAGCAAGGCCGCATCGCCAACGCCCTCTACAATGTGCGCGCCAAAGGGCACGTGGATCGCATTCTGCGCGACGTTCTCTAG
- a CDS encoding DUF3618 domain-containing protein — translation MARNIEDIQRDIERTRKNLANTLDELAERSQPKNLVNDAKKEATSKLQDPKVQKILAGVGAVVVGAVVVGVLRSRKHNKDLKEIQKLLASR, via the coding sequence GTGGCACGCAATATTGAGGACATTCAGCGCGACATCGAGCGCACTCGCAAGAACCTCGCGAACACCCTCGATGAGCTTGCCGAGCGCAGCCAGCCTAAGAACCTCGTCAACGACGCGAAGAAGGAAGCTACCTCCAAGCTTCAGGACCCGAAGGTGCAGAAGATTCTCGCCGGTGTCGGCGCCGTGGTCGTTGGAGCGGTCGTGGTTGGCGTACTGCGTTCCCGCAAGCACAACAAGGATCTCAAGGAGATCCAGAAGCTGCTCGCTTCCCGTTAA